In one Trichosurus vulpecula isolate mTriVul1 chromosome 8, mTriVul1.pri, whole genome shotgun sequence genomic region, the following are encoded:
- the LOC118829081 gene encoding 40S ribosomal protein S14-like, translated as MAPRKGKEKKEEQVISLGPQVAEGESVFGVCHIFASFNDTFVHVTDLSGKETICQVTGGMKVKADRDESSPYAAMLAAQDVAQRCKELGITALHIKLRATGGNRTKTPGPGAQSALRALARSGMKIGRIEDVTPIPSDSTCRKGGRRGRRL; from the coding sequence ATGGCACCTcgcaaggggaaggaaaagaaggaagagcaggTCATCAGCCTTGGACCTCAAGTTGCAGAGGGAGAGAGTGTGTTTGGTGTCTGCCATATCTTTGCTTCCTTCAACGACACCTTTGTCCATGTGACTGATCTCTCTGGCAAAGAAACCATCTGCCAGGTGACTGGTGGAATGAAGGTCAAGGCTGACAGAGATGAATCTTCTCCCTATGCTGCTATGTTGGCCGCTCAGGATGTTGCCCAGAGATGTAAAGAACTAGGCATCACTGCCCTTCACATCAAACTTCGGGCCACAGGGGGAAATAGGACTAAGACCCCTGGCCCTGGTGCACAGTCAGCCCTGAGAGCTCTGGCACGTTCTGGAATGAAGATTGGGCGTATTGAGGATGTCACTCCAATCCCCTCTGACAGCACTTGCAGAAAGGGTGGTCGCCGTGGTCGCCGTCTGTGA